In Tachysurus fulvidraco isolate hzauxx_2018 chromosome 1, HZAU_PFXX_2.0, whole genome shotgun sequence, a single window of DNA contains:
- the LOC113663548 gene encoding C-C motif chemokine 3-like: protein MFTRCLLLFLLALYSFQFSTAQSANEPDTCCFSFQTQPIPVKVITAYAVTDLRCTKPGVIFTLQDGRRVCADPQVKWVKNNMNNIEQRLFNNPTKPTDN, encoded by the exons ATGTTCACTCGTTGTCTCCTGCTGTTTCTTCTGGCTCTCTACAGCTTTCAGTTCTCAACAGCTCAGA GTGCAAATGAGCCAGATACGTGCTGTTTCAGTTTTCAGACACAGCCAATTCCTGTAAAAGTCATTACAGCGTATGCAGTGACAGACCTTCGGTGTACAAAACCTGGAGTCAT CTTTACTCTACAGGACGGTCGTCGTGTGTGTGCAGATCCCCAAGTCAAGTGGGTGAAGAACAACATGAACAATATTGAACAGCGCCTTTTTAACAACCCGACCAAACCTACAGATAATTAA
- the LOC113663544 gene encoding C-C motif chemokine 13-like: MQAFTSIIKIQEFTGTHCLPQGFVDFPRCSSVNTFPRCSSTLSHDSGETCINIVRFASRPSSSSSSSSSSSSSSSSSAVMFTRCLLLFLLALYSFQFSTAQNQNAPDKCCFSFQSQPVPARVIVACRVTDHRCTKPGVIFTLNDGKQVCANSQDKWVKNNMNKIDQHLIKNQNKPT, encoded by the exons ATGCAGGCCTTCACCTCCATTATTAAGATCCAGGAGTTCACTGGGACTCATTGTCTGCCTCAGGGTTTTGTGGACTTCCCAAGGTGTTCATCCGTGAACACCTTCCCAAGGTGTTCATCCACTTTGTCTCATG ACTCAGGTGAAACCTGCATTAATATCGTTCGGTTTGCATCAAgaccatcatcatcctcatcatcctcatcctcatcatcatcatcatcatcatcatcagcagtcATGTTCACTCGTTGTCTCCTGCTGTTTCTTCTGGCTCTCTACAGCTTTCAGTTCTCAACAGCTCAGA ATCAAAATGCACCAGATAAGTGCTGTTTCAGTTTTCAGTCACAGCCAGTTCCTGCAAGAGTCATTGTAGCGTGTAGAGTGACAGACCATCGGTGTACAAAACCTGGAGTCAT CTTTACCCTGAATGATGGTAAGCAGGTGTGTGCAAATTCCCAAGACAAGTGGGTGAAGAACAACATGAACAAAATTGACCAGCACCTGATTAAAAACCAGAACAAACCTACGTAG
- the LOC113663545 gene encoding C-C motif chemokine 4 homolog, producing the protein MIPRCLLLVLLVLACLQSFATAESESGPSQCCFRFQTHRVPVRLISVYHRTERQCPKPGVIFTLKTGRHFCADPEVQWVKNNMNKIDKPKESA; encoded by the exons ATGATCCCTCGTTGTCTCCTTCTGGTTCTGCTGGTTCTTGCCTGCCTTCAGTCCTTCGCGACAGCCGAAA GTGAAAGCGGACCATCTCAGTGCTGTTTCAGGTTTCAGACACATCGAGTCCCAGTGAGACTCATTTCAGTGTATCACAGAACAGAGCGTCAGTGTCCAAAACCTGGAGTCat CTTTACCCTAAAGACCGGCCGTCATTTCTGTGCAGACCCCGAAGTCCAGTGGGTGAAGAACAACATGAACAAAATTGACAAACCTAAAGAAAGTGCTTAA